One part of the Marinobacterium rhizophilum genome encodes these proteins:
- a CDS encoding quinoprotein dehydrogenase-associated SoxYZ-like carrier has product MKLAARRCTVGAARIWRDAWPGILLGLLVTLSAMPLAAQASDETAAMSTAQQQDPLDSPLWDYLRQRFIGAAPYRFDERIQVRVPPFAEDPFQVPISIDASALSGRIERILVWADFNPIQHIVTAWPQSELVRPQLSLRIKVEQGTPVRAAVLTDAGVWHVGGRYLNAAGGGCTAPSMAAGNPYWESHLGEIQARGFAPAKDGAARYKFRVIHPMDTGLVSGIPQFYIEQAELRGEDGTALMRLELSAPVSENPVLTFDTGHAGSLRLWMRDNNGNVFETPVAAPVTGG; this is encoded by the coding sequence ATGAAGTTAGCTGCACGCCGTTGCACTGTTGGCGCGGCACGGATCTGGCGGGACGCCTGGCCCGGTATCCTGCTGGGGCTGCTGGTAACGCTCTCGGCGATGCCGCTGGCGGCGCAAGCCAGTGATGAAACGGCTGCCATGAGCACCGCGCAACAGCAGGACCCGCTCGATTCCCCGCTGTGGGACTACCTGCGCCAGCGCTTTATCGGTGCTGCTCCCTACCGCTTCGATGAGCGTATCCAGGTACGTGTTCCGCCCTTTGCCGAAGACCCGTTCCAGGTGCCCATCAGTATCGACGCCAGCGCCCTGTCCGGACGTATCGAACGCATCCTGGTGTGGGCCGATTTTAATCCCATTCAGCATATCGTCACCGCCTGGCCGCAGAGTGAACTCGTGCGCCCGCAGCTGTCGCTGCGCATCAAGGTGGAGCAGGGCACGCCGGTGCGGGCGGCGGTATTGACCGACGCGGGGGTCTGGCATGTCGGTGGCCGTTATCTGAATGCCGCCGGCGGCGGTTGCACGGCGCCGAGCATGGCGGCCGGCAATCCGTACTGGGAAAGCCACCTGGGCGAGATTCAGGCACGGGGCTTCGCTCCAGCCAAGGACGGGGCAGCCCGCTACAAGTTTCGCGTTATTCATCCCATGGACACCGGCCTGGTGAGCGGCATTCCGCAGTTCTATATCGAGCAGGCCGAACTGCGGGGCGAGGACGGCACGGCGCTGATGCGGCTTGAGCTATCGGCACCGGTGAGCGAAAACCCGGTGCTGACCTTCGATACCGGCCATGCAGGTTCATTGCGCCTGTGGATGCGGGACA
- a CDS encoding substrate-binding periplasmic protein, with amino-acid sequence MWSSRLGAFLLGCACLLAPPAQAREYDDVIASGYVRIGLYRDFPPYSYLDRGEPAGVDVEIGKRIARGLGVRFEPHWITPDENLEDDLRNNVWKGHYLDKNDEQPLVLKRLADVMMRVPYDRDYSYMRDSTGEVINEQVVMFGPYQSESWQVAYDSEKIDRVSTMAVFQYHSIGVEVDSLPAFYLTSGFQGRMREHTRHFASVPEAFAAMRRGEVDAVMGMRGEIDQQLAQVASGRYRLAENGFPSMGKQSWDLGMAIKHSNRQLGYAVEEIVDGLIRRGDMAQLYRGLGLHYALPAFYRDTAN; translated from the coding sequence CGTCATCGCCAGCGGCTATGTGCGTATCGGGCTGTACCGTGATTTTCCGCCCTATTCGTACCTCGACAGGGGCGAGCCGGCCGGGGTGGATGTGGAGATCGGCAAGCGTATCGCCCGCGGGCTGGGCGTGCGCTTTGAGCCCCACTGGATCACGCCGGATGAAAACCTCGAAGACGATCTGCGCAACAATGTCTGGAAAGGGCACTATCTCGACAAGAACGACGAGCAGCCCCTGGTCCTCAAGCGTCTGGCGGACGTGATGATGCGGGTGCCCTACGACCGCGACTATTCCTACATGCGCGACTCCACCGGGGAAGTCATCAACGAACAGGTTGTCATGTTCGGGCCCTACCAGAGCGAGAGTTGGCAGGTGGCCTACGACAGCGAAAAAATTGACCGTGTCAGCACCATGGCGGTGTTCCAATACCACAGTATCGGTGTCGAGGTGGACAGCCTGCCGGCCTTTTACCTGACCTCCGGTTTCCAGGGCCGCATGCGCGAACACACGCGCCATTTCGCATCAGTGCCCGAGGCCTTTGCCGCCATGCGGCGCGGTGAAGTGGATGCGGTGATGGGCATGCGCGGCGAGATCGATCAGCAGCTCGCTCAGGTGGCGTCCGGGCGCTATCGCCTGGCGGAGAACGGCTTTCCCAGCATGGGCAAGCAGAGCTGGGACCTGGGCATGGCGATCAAGCACAGCAATCGCCAGCTCGGCTACGCCGTGGAAGAAATCGTCGATGGCCTGATCAGGCGTGGCGACATGGCGCAGCTGTACCGCGGGTTGGGGCTGCATTACGCCTTGCCGGCCTTTTACCGGGACACCGCGAACTGA